The sequence below is a genomic window from Nicotiana tomentosiformis chromosome 6, ASM39032v3, whole genome shotgun sequence.
ATTAAATATAGCCATGAATCAGCCTTTTTTTCCTCTTACGTACGGATAAATACGTATGCTTCTTTTTTCGCACATAATTGGTAGTATGTGCGAAAAAAGTGATTGCGTAGACAAAAACCTTTTTTCTAAGTTCCTATGAAAGAGATCACACGCAAGAGCAAGAGGTAGAGCTATAAATTTAATAATAAGTCATTTACAGAGGAGTACAAATTGCAGAAAACTGCATGCTAGCTATAATTGCAggaggaagaaagaaaagaaaaatcaaacaGATCTAATTTAATAGGAGTAAATGATGTACTGTATAAAACTTTACACTATCATATTACAATAAATTAAAACTATTACAGATTGCCTGTAGTAAGTACTGTATAAATTAGTAGCCTTAAAAATGAAACAGTAAAACAATattaataataaattttgaaacaTACTACAAAATTAGATTTATACTGTTTCTTCTTTTGTAAGTACTaattaaattttcttttattGCTGTGATGAATAGGGTGTCACAATTTTGACAATATCCACCATAATCCCAAGCCTACGACCTCCAAAATGTGAACTAGGAAGCTCAACATGCATCCCAGCAAGCGGCAAACAACTCGCCGTCCTTTACACCGCCCTATACATGACGGCTCTAGGCACCGGCGGCTTAAAATCCAGCGTCTCCGGCTTCGGTTCCGACCAATTCGACGATTCCGACAAAAAGGAAAGAGGCCAGATGATAAAATTCTTCAGCTGGTTCTTTTTCTTAATAAACGTAGGAGCGCTAGCTGCAGTGACAGTACTAGTTTACATTCAGGATAAAGTGGGAAGGGAATGGGGTTATGGTATATGCGCTTGTGCTATTATTGTTGGACTTATCGTGTTCTTGACTGGCACAAAGAATTATCGTTTCAAGAAACTTGTAGGGAGTCCATTGACCCAAATTGCTTCAGTGTTTGTTGCTGCTTGGAGGAAAAGGCATCTGAAATTGCCATCTGATTCCTCTTTTCTAATCACTGTTGATGATATTATTGGGGAagataaaaaaaagaataaacaGCAGTTGCCTCACAGCAAGGAGTTCCGGTAAGTTATCCTACAACGTTAACGTTCTTAAGTTAATACTATAATTATAGTCAAATATACAGATACTTAGGTAAAAGttttaatatatgtatatatatagtctATGCAAAAGTTATCCGTAACCGATCTTTTAGATAAGCTCCTGCCATCATTAGCTCTTGAATTTTATTCCTTTTGATGCGacgtaaaatatttttaaaaaactatCCGATTTGCTAAACATTATTAACAATCTTTCGGAGAATATTTACAGAAGTTCACCCAAATACCAAAAAACTTGTTCAATGAACATGCATATTTATACTAGCATCATggcgcgggggggggggggggggggaaggggagGGGGAGTGCAATTAAGAAATTAACTCTTGTATGTCTAGAAAACTATTTAAAAATTGGGTAACAGTCTTGCATTATATTTTAACAGTATGAAGTAGTTATAGTGTAATAATTAAGTAGCTATAATTGTACCAAAGAAAAGTTGGTGCAACTGGAAAATTATTTTCATGGCAGGCCAATCTTTGATAGTTATTTATATACGGTAGGCCAATCAACCTATTCACCAGCAGTAGTCTCCAAGCAAATCCAAAAATTATTTCCATTATGCTGACTGTTCTGTTCCGATCCAAAAATTACATTTTTCCTGTGGTTTTAATtttgtttaattaatttattttgcaGTTTCTTGGACAAGGCAGCTATTAAAGAAGATGACAGTGAATTTTCTGGGACAACCATATTGAATAACTGGAATTTAGCAACTTTAACCGATGTTGAAGAAGTTAAATTGGTAATCAGAATGTTACCAACATGGGGTACGACCATTATGTTCTGGACTGTCTATGCTCAAATGACAACATTTTCCGTGTCACAAGCTACTACAATGAACCGTCATATTGGTAAATCCTTTGAAATTCCAGCTGCCTCACTCACTGCTTTCTTTGTTGGAAGtattcttttgatgattatttTCTACGATCGGATCATGGTTCCAATTTGTCGTCGATTCTTGAACAATCCACACGGTTTCACCCCGTTGCAACGTATTGCTATAGGCCTAGTCAGTTCAATTTTTGCAATGATAGCCGCTGCTTTAACAGAAGTGAAAAGATTGAAGGTTGCGAAATTACACGGATTGACAAACGATCAGAATGCTATAATTCCTATGAGTGTGTTTTGGTTAGTCCCACAATTCTTGCTTGTTGGTGGAGGTGAAGCTTTTACTTATATTGGGCAACTTGATTTTTTCTTAAGGGAATGTCCTAAAGGGATGAAGACTATGAGTACAGGCTTGTTTATAAGCACAATTTCATTAGGATTTTTCTTTAGTTCAATTTTGGTCACAATTGTGGATAAGGTGACTGGAAAAACAAAGCCATGGTTAGCTGATAATTTGAACAAAGGAAAGCTCTATGATTTCTACTGGCTTTTGGCAATATTGAGTGTTTTGAATTTGATGGTATTCTTGTTTTGTTCAAGACGATATGTGTACAAGGAAAAGAGGCTGGCTGAAGTGGGGATTGAAATGGAGGAGTCGGACCCAGTTTGCCATTAAAAAGCCAATTATTAGCAAAAAGccactttgatttttttttttttggtttgaaATTGATTTTGTTCTCTTTTCTTCTTGGGATTTTATTTCAGGCTTCTTTCAGTGGCAAATGTAACATAGTAACAGTGGGTTCAAAGAACCCATTGTCTTCGGGTCAGAATTACTATTTATATGTAGAAACTGTAagtcaaaaataattacatatgaATGAAATCTGAACCCACTGCTTCAAAGAAGCAGTGATTTAGTAGTATTTGACTCGTATGGAATTTGGTTGcaagtaggggtgtacatggaacgagttggtttggtttttataaaaacctaaaaatcaaaccaaatcaactATATTGGTTTGGATTAGTtagattttgtcggattttttgaattttttttgttatATTCTTATGGAAGAATTTTTAGTAgcacataatagttatttttagtcgtctgacaataattttacgttgatgtacactttcaaggttaaccgaattcaataattaaacataaaaataaatatgaacctatataatgatatgttctatttaattttaaattatcgaaataccatttcaaattcgaaaaagatataagaatttaatagatcttgacatatgaatatggaagaacaaagagattgacgcatttcactAACACTTGaaaagaaagtgatcatacaacccattatttaaagttaataaatatggagcacttcatatttatCTAAAGGCAGAATAGCTTAAATGACGCTTATACTTCTGCCACTTTGTCATGCCGGTTCCCAAACTTATCATTTTACCAATTGAATACTTACATTAGTTCAAATCGTGTATAATAAACGCTTATGACAGGAGGCTGCCAATGCGTGTTATACAATCTCCTACATGTAGGACGCCGCGTCATTACTAGTGCCACATAGGAAAATTAACTATTGAAAAATAGGACTGACAACCCAAACCTAATATTTCCTGTCATTTTATATTTATCGATTATTCCACGTCATTGTTTATTTTTTGAGAAAgtatgttttaaaaaaatttgAAGAATAATCCAAAATGCCTCAATAAACTACCTCATAGCCACCATTACAACTTCTTTCTTTATCTGACCAACGTGAACCATTCCCTAACCACCAGCAAAGATCGTCCTTTCAAAATCTCAACCAACAGAACTCTTTTTCATCTGTAAGAACATCCTCACACATTGACCTCTCACCACTGTTCTACGGTTACTGGTAACCATACAAAATAGAGAAAAGAGAAATTCAACCGCCACAAAATTTTCTTCACTGTAACCAAACAACCGGAAGTCATCACATTCCTCTAAAAACCACCACCCAAAAGCTCCATTAAATACCCATCTTGTCCTCATTTCATTTAAAAAATAAACCAGACGGAATCCATTATCTCGAAATTACCTGAAGAGTCAATTAATTGAAAGTTTGTTGTCTCCGCCATTTTTTCTAGTAAAGAACTAGATAATTGGTTTTGAGTTAACataaaaaaaaagtgctttttagAAGTTCAGTTGAGAGAAATCAATTGGGTTTTGAttaaacagaaaaagaaaaaagaaatgtaaAAGATTCTTTTGTTAAAGAAATAGAGAAAAATAGTATATCTCTGCATGATTTTGTGATTTTGAAGGCTCATTCATTGTTTACAGTAGTGTGGAGGGGAAAAAAGGGAGGGGGAAAGAGGGATTGGGGGCGATAAAAAAGGTGGGAGAAActgagaaagagaagaaaattggGAGGGAGAGGGTGATAATTTCGATTAACTTATTaactttatttttttagtttaatttatttttaatcaaaatcACTAGTATCACTCTCTTTACACGCGTGTGTTAGACATAATATGTCCACCTCAGCTATGTCAATGCCACATAAGCTCGGTCAATGGTCAGAGAGATTTAGAAAATTAGTTTTAAACAAGTAGAAGTGTCTGAATGAAAATCCGTAAAGTTCGAGGACCGGGATGTCAAAACGATACAAGTACGAGTGTCTCTTAGGCTATTCTGCCTTAACTAAATATTACATCGCATAAGAGAATTGCAAATATCTATAGActctttttaaagaaaattctataaaaagtcttaaaagtatatataaaaattatatatttatatgtcggtttggttcgcatttttttactcaataccaaaccaaatcaaatcaaacctaaTCGAAATTTTTAGTCGGTTTGGTGCGATTTTCCGGTTCGATTTGTACAATCCTAGTTGCAAGCAATCATTTGAGAGTTTAATTGAATTTATCATTTTTTAACTACATTTGTTTTCACAAAAGAGACACAAAGAGAAGAAAAAGGGAGGGGAAGAGGGTTACCGGAAGTCTAGCAATTAGCAAACTGAAAATTCAAATAATTAGAGAGATCATACTTTTACTTAATTATTATATCGTCTGATATTTATTTTATGGATTTTGACAAGCATATACCTATTATTGGTGTTCTCGTCCGAGCCGCTTGAAGTATTTCTAGATTTCGTTTCCTTCAACTTTTAGATTTAAAgtataaaaaaaaaacaatttttaTTTATTCAAGCTAAGGGTGGCTTTTCCAATCATTTTCTTCAAAATAAGTTAATTCTTGGTTGTCACAGCTAAACGGATATCCTTTTTCTTGCAATTGCTTGTTTCCTAATTCCTAGTTCCTAGCTTTTATACGCCAATCATTGAAGGGCTCTCGATCATTATTTGTTAATTATCTATCTCAATTCTCTTTCTCTctgaaaataaaaatgaaatatcctcgtttgtattaaaatattatgtacAAGACCAAAAAAGGCATGAAGTTCCTTAGAACTATCTCTCCTCTTTgtaatatgtatatatgtatactacgtatccttagaaccgcgTATAAactcaattgttatccgtttttcgggtaaacagtttggcgcccatcatggggctaagaataatagtgattatttgatacaaatctctgtaaaacacactattttacatttgctcttggaagtatctttgatttcaggctaaaaatgaggaactctcaattaatacccctacatatcgacaacgaaTCTGGCCATCAAGGGGAAAATAACAATGGGACGctcggggatgaaaggccactcgcTGACCCCGTTGAAACTCGGGTTGTGGATCCGATTGATGTTAATTCCCATGTGGCCATCGAAGCGAACCAACATTCCGGTCCCGAAAACAGCATCCATGGTGGAATCCGATttgcagttcgaaatacccaaaatattggagaagacgagatcaacctgcgtatgatctttgaaatgctgcaagctcaacgagtggcgatagctcagttgcagagccaaacccaggtacCGAGCAGGGctgagcccggtccaccccaagaagtaaCTTACAGAACGGGGCCAGCTgtggtaaggtcaaatgaacaagaatcgaggactaaccccgaaattataaagatgctcgaggaattgacaaaacgaatagaatcAGGGGAAAAGAGGATTGaaacaaatgacaagaaagtggaAACTTACAACTCTAGAGTTGATCAGATCTCGGGCCccccaccaatattgaagggtttggattccaaaaagttcgtacaaaagcctttccttccgagcgcagctcccaaaccgatccccaagaagttccgtatgcccgagattcctaaatataatggaacgatcgaccccaacgaacatgtcacctcttacacgtgtgccattaaaaggaatgatctagaggacgacgagatcgaatccatattactaaagaaattcggggaaaccctgtcgaagggagcaatgatatagtATCATAATTTAtcacctaactctatcgattcttttgccatgcttgcagattattttgtaaaagcacacactggagccataaaggtcgagaccaggaagtcggaccttttcaaggtaaagcaaaaaGAGAACGATatgctaagagagtttgtatctcgCTTCCAAATGGAACGATATGCAAGGATTAAATGAACGAAGCTCaatggcttcacagcagttgacaCAGAACTTAATTgagtacccggctgttacctgggccgatatacataatcgatatcaatcaaagattagagtcgaagatgaccagctgGGGGCTCCTTCTGGATCCGTTACCAAAAGGGACATCGATCGAGAACCGAGGTTGAACAGGGATCGATACTAACCATATAATAGAGATCGTAGGGGAAACGGACCTGGGCAAAACTCTGTATGAGGTGAGAGGTGAAGTGATCGAGTCCAAGGCTCCCGAGGGCtgatgagcaagaatggttttgacaggcataccggacctaaggaagcaccgcgatTTTCGGAGTATAACATCaatattgatgcatccgccatcataTCGTctatcgggcgcatcaaagatactaaatggcctcgacctttgcAGACCGATctagcccagagaaatcccaatcaagtatgcaggtatcatggcacccatggctacagaacggaagattgcaggcagttgagagaagaagtagcccggttatttaaTAAAGGGCACAttcgagagtttttaagtgatcgggCGAAGAATCACTTCAAAAACAGAGCATTTAATagacaaaacgagcaagaagaaccgcaacatATTATTCACATGATTATCGTAGGGATCGATGTTCCCAAAAGGGCCAGTGTTTAAACACACTAAGGTGTCGATCGTAAGGGAGAAGCGATCTCGGGCTCAGGATTTCATACCAAAAGAaaccttgtccttcaacgacgaagacgcagaaggaatcatgcaaccccataacgatgcattggtaatatctgtactcatgaataagactcaagttaagcgtgtgttaattgatccaggtagttcagccaacatcattcgatcgagggtcgtagagcaacacggtctacaggaccaggtggTGCCCGCGACCCTAGtactaaacagattcaatatagcatgtgaaactactaagggcaagataactttgccagtaaacgtggccgggaccatccaagaaatgaagttccacgtgatcgagggcgacatgaggtataatgccctgttcggaagaccatggatccacaacatgagagcagtaccctcgacccttcaccaggttctaaaattcccaacatcagagggaatcaaaacaatctacaGGGAGCAAcccgccgcaaaggaaatgtttttcGTCgacgaagtgattccgatatcgtCACTCTtatcaacaaaagggtcaaattcgaagggaaaacaggagaccaaatagcaatcacaaacgccgGCCTCGACCGAACTGGAGAAGTAGGaaactgacgaagatgatgattatggggtccctcattccttcatagtccccgatgatttcgacgctccaaatcaacggtcaaagaactggagcaaatcacactaatcAAACATCTGCCCAAATGAAacgtatacctgggcacggggttaaatcccgagctcaagaaaaatcttattcaatttcttatagctaacatggattgtttctcttggtcccatcttgacatgacaaggATTCCACCGGAAATCACCACCCATAGACTAAGCTTAGATCCGAAGTTCCATctggtaaagcaaaaaagaagaccccagtcctaggtcaaacatgctttcgtcaaagacgaggtaaccaagcttgttaaaatagggtccatccatgaagtaaaataccctgaatggttagcaaacatagtagtagtccctaaaaaaggaaacaaacttagaatgtgtgtagattacaaggatctaaataaagcttgccccaaggattcttttcctttgcctaatatcaatCATATGATTGAttccacggccggccacgagatcctcagttttctcgatgcctattccgggtacaatcaaatacaaatgaacgcggatgatcaagaaaagacctcgttcatcactaagtatggtacctactgctacaatgtaatgccatttgtattaaaaaatactggtgccacttatcaacgcctagtaaatcggatgttcgaagaacaaatagggaaatctatggaagtttacattgatgacatgctagttaagtccctgcaagcaGAGGGCCATTTAAAGCACTTGCAGGAAACTCTTagtatattgaagaagtacaacatgaagctaaacccgaaaaaatgtgcattcggggtcgggtcaggcaaatttctcgggttcatggtatcaaaccgaggaatcgagattaatcccgacaagatcaaagatATCGATGGCATCACGGTGGTAGACAGCGTAAAGGCCGTGCAGAGGTTAACCGGGCACAtggccgccctggggcgattcatctcgaggtcctctaATAAAGGCCACTGATTTTTTTGttgctaaagaagaaaaataatttcacatggacctcggaatgccagcaggccttggaagagcttaaacggtacttatcgagcccgccgctgcttcacacaccaaaggcagacgaacaactttacttatATTTGGTAGTATTGGAgttagcggtaagtggagtcctagtccgggaagaacgaggtacgtaatttcccatttattatgtcagCCGGACCTTAGGTGatgccgaaactagatatccccacctagaaaaattggcgctcgctttgataagcgcctctaggaaactaaaaccatactttcaatgtcaccccatatgtattgtaacaacttacccacttcgaaatatttttcataaaaccGAGCTttcgggacggttggccaaatgggccatagaaatcagcgggtatgatatcgaatatcaaccccaaacaacaattaagtctcaaattttggcagacttcgtagctgactttacaccggccctagtacccgaggtcgaaagagagctATTGATAAATTCGGGTACGTCCtcaggagtctggaccctcttcacggacggtgcttcaaatgtgaaagggtccgggctcggcatCGTACTAAAGCCACCCACAGGAAACATGGTTAGATAAtttattagaactgtgaaattgactaataataaggccgaatatgaggccataattgcaggtctcaaactagACAAAGGCTTGGGAGCGGAGATGATCGAGGCCAAATGCGACTCTCTCCTCGTAGTGAATTAGGTTAACGGAACCTTCAAAGTTAGAGAATaccgaatgcaaagatacttagataagttacaagtaactttgcaccgatttaaggagtggactttgcaacatattcctcgagatcagaatagtgAGGTCGATGCTctcgcaaacttagggtcatcaATCGAGGACAACAAGCTCGATTCAGGGGCCGTCGTGCAACTCATGAGATCAGtagtcgaagaaggtcacgccgagataaactccacaagcttgacctgggattggagaaataagtacatAGAGTATTTGAAGACCGGAAATCTTCCCTCAGATCCGAAAGAATCTAGGGCCCTACGCATGAAGGCAGCACGATTCACTTTGACCGAAGATGGAACCTTGTTTAGAAAATGTTCAATGGTCCATTAGCAAAATGTCTGGGACCGGGAGACACCGAGTACGTTctaagggaagttcacgaaggcacttgcgaAAATCACTCCGGTGCTGAATCGttggttcaaaaggtaatcagagccggctattactggatcgacatggaaaaagatacgaaagagtttgttcgaaaatgtgacgaaTGTCAAAAACATGCgccaatgattcaccaacctgAGGAACTgctccattcggtcttgtcaccatgtccatttatgaaatggggaatggacatcgtcggcccccttccattggcaccaggtaaagctcaatttattttatttatgactagctatttttctaagtggttTGAAGCACAGACTttcgagaaagttagggagaaagaagtcatcgacttcatttgggatcacatcatatgtcgattcgggatgccatccgaaattgtgtgtgataacgagaaatagttcatcggcagcaaagtaaccaaatttctcgaagatcataagattaaaagaatcctatcaacaccttatcatcatAGCGGGAACGGGCAAGCcaaatcaaccaacaaaaccatcatccaaaatcttaagaagaggatAACCAACGCCAAAGaaaagtggaaggaaattctacccgaagttttttgggcatatcgcacaacctcgaaatccagtaccggggctaccccattctcattagtttatggcgccgaagctctaataccggtcgaagtcggagagaCGAGTATCCGGTTCTGATATGCAAAAaaggaatcaaataacgaggccataAATATGAGCCTAGAACTATTAGACGAAAGGCGTGAAACTGCCCTCATCCGATTAGCTTCCCAAAATCAACGAatcgagagatactacaatcgaagaactaatcTTAGATATtttaatgtcggggacttagtgctaagaaaagtcaccctcaacacccaaaatcctaatgaaggaaaattgagtccgaattgggaaggaccacaCCAAATTCTTGAGGTCACCGAAAAAAGGATCTTACAATATCGGAACAACGAATGGGGAACAACTACCAAGAAATTGGAACATATCTCGcctaaaatggtactactgctaaaGTACGCTCTTTTTTCATTCCTTTTCTATTTTCAGATTAACACCTGCAGGTGGTCGACAAGAAACAACGATGAACTTTTTAGTAAACGGCACAAAGTCCTTAGgtttgaaagcacgtgttgcactcttttttcctcagaccgagttttgtcccaaatgtttgttttcagcaaggtttttaacgaggcaacgatgaattgtgctaacttagaatcaagcccGATTACGAATCGGCATCGAAGATCCATTCGACATTATCCGaggttcctttgcaatcaacctcgaatactgggggggctgGGGGCTACCATTAGATATGCGTTATCTTCTAATATCAACTCTAGAAAGGAAACTACTTCATAAAGGGAGGATCTCGAtaaataggatttattgtaagggtcaaacggtcaaatcgAACCGTGTCCATATATGCTGCTCGAACCCTGTTTTGatcgagaataaagagaagtatgTTCCTTACAAACATCTTTTGCTTTAAAATTAGTAGAATTTCTTTTATCTTCCTCATTTGCAAAGGTCTTCGTACTTTCGAATATAAACAAGCCCAAGGGCAATACTTAACCAGAATACGAACGATCtctccctcactcggggactgccatccgacTCAAACAGCCCAAGTCATCGAGCCTCGGGAGCAAAAGACCTAATAGGCAATGCCCCGATTTCTAAAagtcacggccaccccactcgggaacTACTATCTCGGGAAAGCCCAGATAAAATGGGAAAACAAACCCAATTGGTAactcccgaactaaaaggctacgactaatttaacacggctcggagacgtccgaaattcgtaacaaaaataggccttcaaaaaataaaaaattctttcACAACCGGTTCTAAAAGTCTACGCTCGGCAAAATCTCAGACTTAAGATGTTTTTCGGGAAAAACTTTGATGAACATCGAACCTCGATAACGCCTAAATCCAGAAAGGAAAttaaggcaaggtttgttcgaaccctcGAATACAaccttattttatgctaaggtaTTTTTGACCTTTGTAAATacaaaaagcaaaggaaaaatacgAGATTCAAAAGGGCAAGACAAGCCTTATATTTATATACAATGGTCTTTTACAAAGGTCAGATCGGCCTAAATTTACAACAACCAAAAAATAGCctcaataaaagaaaaaataaaaagtactaAGAAGTTTGGTCTTCATCGGGGGTCGCATCTCCGTCCTCATAATCTTCTGTGTCTTCGAATTCTCTCGAACTCTCGGTGTCTTTCTCAGGGAAGGCTAGCTTTCGGGCCAACGCTTCCTCTACTCTGGCCTTTTCGATCTCAGCAATGATATTGAAGCCCTAGGCCTGAACCCCTTCGAGGGTTTCCCTTCGAGCCTGCCATTTCGCATGTTCGACCATGCCCTTGTCCTTGGTCTGATTGACTTCGACATCGACGCTAAACTGGGCCACTTTAACATCATCTCTTTTGTTAGTCTCGGCCACCTcggatctggccacttcgagttcatcgCCCAAGCTTTCCTTATCAGAAACAGCAAAAtccaaccgatgctgaagctcATTGATCTTCTCGACCTGCACCTAGGCTTTCTCTTTCTCAACTTGGAGCTGGGTCTCGGCCGACTCCAGTTGAGCTTGGACGATCTCCTTTTTCTAGGCTAGAATGTCCATAATCTTTTTAAATTATTTCGCCTCGGCCTGTATCGCATCCACCTGTGTTTGGAGCCGTCTGATTTGTTCGAACCTCTGTCGGGCCTGCAAAATCAGATCATTAgtagttatctccaattcatcttcattATCGTGAAG
It includes:
- the LOC104106507 gene encoding protein NRT1/ PTR FAMILY 6.3-like; this encodes MDLPQTQQDTKSIPDAWDYKGRPALKSLSGGWASSAMILGVEAVERLVTLGIAVNLVVYLTKTMHLGNANAANIVTNFMGTSYILTLLGGYIADTFIGRYLTIGIFATVQAIGVTILTISTIIPSLRPPKCELGSSTCIPASGKQLAVLYTALYMTALGTGGLKSSVSGFGSDQFDDSDKKERGQMIKFFSWFFFLINVGALAAVTVLVYIQDKVGREWGYGICACAIIVGLIVFLTGTKNYRFKKLVGSPLTQIASVFVAAWRKRHLKLPSDSSFLITVDDIIGEDKKKNKQQLPHSKEFRFLDKAAIKEDDSEFSGTTILNNWNLATLTDVEEVKLVIRMLPTWGTTIMFWTVYAQMTTFSVSQATTMNRHIGKSFEIPAASLTAFFVGSILLMIIFYDRIMVPICRRFLNNPHGFTPLQRIAIGLVSSIFAMIAAALTEVKRLKVAKLHGLTNDQNAIIPMSVFWLVPQFLLVGGGEAFTYIGQLDFFLRECPKGMKTMSTGLFISTISLGFFFSSILVTIVDKVTGKTKPWLADNLNKGKLYDFYWLLAILSVLNLMVFLFCSRRYVYKEKRLAEVGIEMEESDPVCH